TTTATCAAGGGCGTTGCCATCGCCGCCGGCGGCCTCGCCCTGACGAGTCGAGCTGGGACGGCATTCGGATCCACCCTCTCGGCGAGCGCTCGTGCGTTCACGACGCCCAACTGGGCCGATCAGATCGGACTCGAGCTCTACACCGTCCGTGACTTGACTGGCAAGGATTATCTCGGAACGCTCGAGAAGGTCGCGGCAATCGGCTACAAGGAAATCGAGCCGGCTGGCGGTTACAACAACATGACGCCGAAGCAATTCCGTGCGGAGATCGACCGGCTGGGCCTCAGGATGCCGAGCACTCATTCGGGCGTCACCATCGGTTCGGCCGCCGATATGGAGCAGCAACTCGCTGGCTTTCAGATCATGGGGATCGAGTACGCGAGCCTCGATGCGCCACGGCCACCGGGCGGCCAGGGTCGCGGGCGCGGCGGTCGTGGACCCGCACCAACGAGTCCCGCAGCGCAGCGGCAGGCAATGGCGCAATTCATCAGAGCAAACGCGCAGGCTCGCACCGTCGACGACGTCAAACAGGAGGCGGCGCGCTACAACAACCATGGCAAGATCGCGCAGAAATTCGGCATCAAGTTGCTCATCCACAACCACACCGTCGAATTCATTCCTTGCAAGGACGCGGACCAACTTCCCTACACGATTCTGCTCGCCGAGACAGATCCGGCGCTCGTCGTCTTCCAGATGGACATCGGTTGGGCGTCGGTCGCCGGTCAGAATCCGATCCAGCTCTTCCAACAGCATCCCGGCCGGTTCGCTCTGTGGCACGTCAAAGACGTGGCAGGCTTGAAGTTCCTGCCTCCCGTGCCCGATCAGGGCGGAAGAATGGCCGAGGCGCGGCTCGTACCCGTAGGCAATGGCGACATCGATTATGGCGAGATTTTCAAGTATGCTAATGTCGCCGGGATGAAACATTTCGCGATCGAGCAGGACTCGGCCGCCGATTGGGGTGATTCGATCGCCGCGGCGCGCGTCAGCTATGACCACTTGCGAGCGATATTGACCGAACGCGCCTAGCCGGAAGAACGCGACAGCGCGCTGACAGGTGATCCGCCGGCCCGCGACATGCCGTGAGCAGGGGCTGATGTCAACCGGAGGATCTCAATGCGAGCAGCACACTTTGGCATAGTCGCGGTCATGGCGGTCAGCACTTTCACTCTCGGCTGCTCGAAGCACGAGTCGTCGAGCGGAGCGATTGCGCAAGATTCGCAGTCGGCAGCGTCGTCCCCAGCGCCGACACGAGCGCCCGCTGGCGTGACATCGGTCGATAGCATCGTGCGAGGGACGGTCGTGAGCCTGAGCGACAGCGTGCTTACGGTGTCGTCCGCGAGCGGCACGGTTCGCGTCGCACTCGGCCAGCCCCTTACCGTTTACACTCGCCAACCGGGCGATCTCTCACACGTCAAGGACAACACCTTTGTCGGTGTGACCTCCGTGCCGCAACCCGACGGAACACAACGAGCGACCGAGATCCACATTTTTCCGGAGGAGCTGCGCGGGCTCGGCGAGGGCAGTCGGCCAATGGGTCAGCAAGCCAGCGGTAGGCGCAGCACGATGACGAACGGGAGCGTCGCCAATTCTCAAATGACCAATGGCGCGGCGCGCATGACCAATGGAACCAGTCGTGGCGCGGCGGGAGGTACGATCACGGTCCAGTACAGCGGCGGATCGCAGACGATCAACGTACCGCAGAACGTGACCGTGACGGAAATCGTGCGCACGACGAGCAGCCTCGCTCCGGGTACGAGCGTGATCGTGCCCGCTGCCAAGCAGGGCGACGGTACATTGAAGACCTCGCAGGTCATGTTGAGCGGCACGTCAAAATAACGCGCCGCGAGAGACCGACGCATCACTTAGTAAGTACTCATTCGTTCAGGCAACGGCCACGCGCGGCTTTCGCCGAAACACGCGCAGGGCAAACGCCGTTGGCTCGCTGTAAGCGAACGCCGCAAAGCACATCGCGAGCACGAGATGGTTCAGCGCCGCGCCGAAGAACTGCCACGGCGCGGCGTGCGGTCCTGGATAATTCGACGAGAAGAGCAGTGCGAGCATGTACACCAGGCCACACACGCTTGCCACTCTCACCAGGACGCCGAGCACGAGCGAGATGCCGATTGCGAGCTCGCCGTAGGCAACAAGAAAGGCGATCGCGGTCTTATGCGGGAGCACGAAGCCCCTGAGCACCGACAGCATGAACGGATATGCGCTTCCGGAAGCGATGAATCGATCGATCCAGCCCTGAAAGCCGCCGCCGAGCGTGAACTGCGTGCCGAAGACTTTATACTCGCCGAAGAAGAGGAAGAGAACGCCAACGCCAACGCGCAGAGTCGAGAGCGCGCGGGTATTGCGATCAGCGCGTGTTGTGCCCATGGCCGTGGAAGGCTCGTAGTCGAAAGTGACCGGCATGGATGTTCGCGTGATTCTAGCCGCTGTGGATGCCCGCGCGCCATCCGCGAAATCGTTGTTCGGATTCCCCTCTCTCCAATCTCCATGTCTCGACCGATGATCGTCGTCGACGGGCTTACGAAGACCTTTCGCGTTGCCGAACACCGGCCCGGCGTCTGGAACAGCGTGGCGGGCCTCGTCCGACGTCGCTATCGCACCATCGAAGCGCTCAAGCAAGTGAGCTTCGCGCTCGAGGAGGGCGAGCTGCTCGGCCTGATCGGGCCTAACGGCGCTGGGAAATCGACGACCATCAAGATCCTCTGTGGGATTCTCCAGCCAACGAGCGGCCGGTGTGAGATCGGCGGCCTGGTACCGTGGGAAGACCGCGTGACGCACGTGGCACGCATTGGTGCCGTCTTTGGTCAGCGGACGCAACTCTGGTGGGACTTGCCGGTGACCG
This portion of the Gemmatimonadaceae bacterium genome encodes:
- a CDS encoding sugar phosphate isomerase/epimerase → MPTRIGVPNESETTRRGFIKGVAIAAGGLALTSRAGTAFGSTLSASARAFTTPNWADQIGLELYTVRDLTGKDYLGTLEKVAAIGYKEIEPAGGYNNMTPKQFRAEIDRLGLRMPSTHSGVTIGSAADMEQQLAGFQIMGIEYASLDAPRPPGGQGRGRGGRGPAPTSPAAQRQAMAQFIRANAQARTVDDVKQEAARYNNHGKIAQKFGIKLLIHNHTVEFIPCKDADQLPYTILLAETDPALVVFQMDIGWASVAGQNPIQLFQQHPGRFALWHVKDVAGLKFLPPVPDQGGRMAEARLVPVGNGDIDYGEIFKYANVAGMKHFAIEQDSAADWGDSIAAARVSYDHLRAILTERA
- a CDS encoding DoxX family protein — its product is MPVTFDYEPSTAMGTTRADRNTRALSTLRVGVGVLFLFFGEYKVFGTQFTLGGGFQGWIDRFIASGSAYPFMLSVLRGFVLPHKTAIAFLVAYGELAIGISLVLGVLVRVASVCGLVYMLALLFSSNYPGPHAAPWQFFGAALNHLVLAMCFAAFAYSEPTAFALRVFRRKPRVAVA